TGCCTTCATACTGCATTACTACACATGTAATTGTTGACAAGTGAGTCTTTCCATATCATTGTTTCCATTCCATACTTTAGTATTTTGCACTTATTCTGCACATTTTTATGGTGTAAACACTGTACTACTCTACAAAACTTaatattgtttccttttttgttgCATTAATTGGTAGGTCGTAGTTGGAAGGCTTCTGAACTGCGTCTAAAATCTTGGGATGATCTTCAGAAGCTTTGGTATGTTCTTCTGAAGGAAAAGAATATGCTTATGACTCAGCGACAGATGCTGTATGCAGAGAACTTGCGTTTTCCAAATCCAGAGCGTATTTCCAAGGTATTTGACTGACACCAATAGCACAGCTCCTCATGCAACTAACTACACTACTTGTGCCCTCATTTCCACAGATTCATGTCGATGTCATGTGTAACAATAGTTGAAGGGGCTTTGGTTTCATGAAATAACTATGATATGCTTTGTAAGATGATGTTTATGGGCACTGCATTTTTTTCTCATCAAAGATTTTTTCCCCCCTTTTGAAATCGAAATTTTGTTTTTCTGGCCGTCTTCTTGGTTTCTTTGTTTGCTTATTGTTTACATTGGGATTTCACTTTCATGAGCTTGCTAGTTATTATCGAGTCAACTGTGGGTATAGCTTTACAACTGCAGATCATACTAAACACTGTTTTTCCAATTAGTCCTGACAGATTAATCTAATACATTTGACTAAACTGAGTGGGTTCGTTTGTGTTTCATGTGTTACTGAATGTTCTTGAATTGGGGTATCTGACAACAGAACCTGTAGCCAATATAACGCATACCTAAAGTTTATGTGTTAAAAGACAGCGGCTTCATAATGAACTATCAGTTGCATTATGTTTAGTTCCCACCTCCCAGCGTATGGAAACAGATCTGaaatcatttttcttttgtgtgGCACAGCAgaattgaaaaagaaaacatggGCATCCTGTGCAAGGTGACCCATCCATTCAAAAATAATTATAAACATTTGAAAAACACTAAAAAAATTGCTATGGTGGGGATAGACTCTGACATGGGCTTTCTTGTTGATGTAATGTGCATTTCTTCTCATCACTGTACATTTCCTGCATGTGTTTCATCTTCCATTCCATTTCCTTTTCTATATCTGCTCTTGaacttgggattttttttttgcttttgcaTAATTTCAGGTGAAGAAATCAATGTGCCGGATAAAGCATgtcttgactgagagggccataGCTGAGCCTGACCCAAGAAGGTCCGCAGAAATGAAGCGGATGATCAACACCCTCTGATCATACGCTTCCTGTGGGACTAAGGTTGAGAGGATAAGTAGCACTTAGAAAGATTTACTTCGTTGTGTTGTATCTTTGTCCCAGGAGACGTGTAAGACCAATCCTTTTTTTTATGTCCATGGTATACTTGCAACATGCTTTGTTGACATTAGCATCTCGGTTCCAATAATTGAGCTTTCTTGTAATGTGATATGCATGTTTGTGCCTCATTTTGTCTGTCAATTCAACTGCTCTTTCAAGCCACGGTTCTGAAGTGCTATCCTCCTTTACGCTTTCCAGTACATAGTTTTGCACTTTTGCTGATGAGTCAGTCCATGGACGAGGATTTTCAGTCGGTCCGTGGAAACATTGAGACCGTAGTCGGTGCTATGATTATAGTGAACCATGTGCCAGCAGCATGCACTTACGCTGCAGATGAACTGAGTGTTCTTGAACGGGAGGCACGGCTGCTGCATGATGTCCGGTCTACGGATTTCACAAAACGCATTTCCCGTCAGAAACCATTTTATTCATGCTGATGTTCTTGTAGTCATGCTTTATTgctcacaggctcacagcctGCTCATGGTCGGTTCTTGTTGCACACAGTTGGTTCAGATGTTTTTGTCCCAAGGTCACTGCAAATTCGTCACACTATTCTTTGAGAAAAGCGCCCTTGCGTGATGGTCATGCTATCCAACCACATTGCTCATGAGATGGTACCTGCTCTGCTATGTTTGTCTGAAATTCTGTTCTCTAGTTGAATATATATCTCGATGCCTTGGTAGTATGTGTGTGGGCTGTGTGTATTACGTCTATCAGGAGTTCAGGACATTAGATGCAAGTCTGCCCCTTAGTCAATCATGACGAGCTGCTGCTTCGTTTTCTCCCCCGGAACAAACTTGTGTTGTGCGGGTGAGTTTGAGATTTTAGAGGAAACGGAAAATCGGTGCTGCTAACTGTTGTTGCTTGGCGTCTACATAGTTGAGCTTGGCTTAAACAGCATGATATGATTATTCAGTCCATGATAGTCATTCCGCTCTTACGCCGATCGACATTTCACAACATTATGCTCTGGTTCTTGCATGATCAATCCTTGCTGCGGGCAGTAGTTCAATTGAAGTTTTTGCCCCAACTTCTTCACACTATTCTTCACCTGATGTTCATGCTATGCAACCACATTGCTCATGGGTTTGTACCTGCTATGTTTGTCTGAAGTTTTGCTATATATATACCGTTGCCTTGGAAGGGTTTGTGTGTATAATTACTTCTATCAGGACATTAGATGCAAGGCTGCCCCAAGCAAGAGTGAGAGTACTTGAAACCAATTGCTACAAATTTTACAGGAAACTGAGATTTTAGAGGAAACTGAGAATTGGTTCCGCTCATTCTTATCGATCAGCATATAGACAGTTGAGGTTAGTTTGAATAGCATAGTGACTTGATTATTCGGTCCCGATAACCGTTGCCCTCGCAGCGTTGTACCTGAAAACAAGAGTGAGAGTATTTGGATCTGATTGCTATGGTTTGCAGTAGCTTTATAATTCCCCTGCTACAGCTCATTGGTTTATAGGAACTTGGACTCATTAATTGCCTAGCTCTGTAGCTGCCTGTATTACAATTCCTGCAGTTCTTTCGGTGGAGAGCAGCAGCTAGTTTATGTCTTTGTTGCTGTTTTGATCGGCCACCAGTAGCATTGCATCGAGGAAGCTCAGCTTAGAATGTTTGGAGGGTCACTGTCATACAGCAGTAATAATATTGGATAATCATTTCTTTTATACATATGTAGCGGGGCAGCATTGATTTTATTGAGCTCACTGTTTCAATCATCCATGACTGATATGATGAACCATCAGCTTGTATGCTTCGGCATGTTTTCCATTTGAGCTCTAGGATTAGTATGTTTGTGTCCTATAGcctttatctttagtagttatTAAATCTTGCTTTTACTGTTTTGCCTTTCTACTTGTTACAGTAATTAGCTTGCCCTTTAATTTAGTAATCTTTGCTGTTCTGATTGTGACCATATTCAGATCATTGATATGGTTGTTAGAATATTCCAAATTTATTTGCCGAGCTTCGACCACAAATGGATGACATGTCAAAGAAACTGCAGGAAATAGAACATGCAAGGGACCAAGAGGAGATGAAGATAAAGCATACTGAGTTGGAGGCGAAACTGGGTCAAATCTGAAAGTTGCAGATGAAGAAAGTTGCAATTTCAAATATGAAACAACATGATGATGTAACTTTTCAAGAGAGAAGTGAAGCTCAAAAACTGAAAGTTGCAGATGAAGAAAGCTGCAAGTTCAAATCTGAAACAACCTGGTGATGTAACTTTTCAAGGGACAAGTGAAGCTGCGATGGAGAGAGGGGCAAGAATGGGCAATGAAGCGTAGGTTTTAGTTGTTCgtgaaaaaatttagaaataattGTACTTTGCCTGTGTTTCTTTATCAAGGCAATTATCTTGTTGACAGTACTTTAATTACATGTTGGTTCTTGAATGAAGTACTCAGTTTCTTTTTGGTGAAGCAAAGAATTGATTACCAATGCAATATCATGGATAATTTATTTAGGCATCATTAACCtattagaaaataaaatgatatattgaatttataaatgcaaataaaagaaTCATTATATATTAGTACATACGAAAATAAATGTATCTACAAATCGTCTCCACATTTCTTAATACACAATGTGGTGTTACTGTAAAACGTGTCTATATCCATAAACGCGTAATAAAAATGTATCTACAATATTGTTTCTACATTTGTTAACACACAATTTGGTGTTACTATGAAATATGTCACCCGCCATGTCACCCGCCACATCACCCGCCACATCATGTACCATGTTACCAGTCACGCTCTACTAAATCGTCTCTATACTAATTACTGCGCAATAAGACGTCGTTATAAAAAACGTCTATATTAGTTGGCATGTTTTGTATATGTATCTATAAATTGTATCTATATCTCTTAACACGCAATGAAGCGTTACTGTACTACGTAACTACACCACTAGAGACGTTTTATACATGTGTCTGCAAAATTGTATCAATATTTTTAGATATGCATCTAACGTTTTTATAAAATATCTCCATCTTTCATAGCAACGCTTAAAGAATTCATTTCTACAAGGTCTAACACGGTATATATTTTTGAACGAACTAACACGGTATATATGAAAACGCTTCTAACACGTTTTATAAAAACGTGCCTATATTGACATAGAGACGAAATAAAGTGTGTCTAACTTTAAATCTGGCATATCTAAAGAGGGTTTTTCAGTAGTGTTCACTCCCGCCACCGTTGATTTGTGAACTGCCAACCTGTAACTTATTGTTTGCCAAATATTCACGCGAGCCTAGGTGTAATAGGAAGGATTTGACAACTGGACTTTGACATTAACATATAATTTTTTCCCTTGAGCCTGTTTTTTAGCCTCTTTTTTGGCTATCAATTCCAAGTGCTCTTTTGAGCAGCAGTAGCACTTTTGCTGATGAATCCGTGGGCGAGGGATTCCAGCGGTCCACTCGATCCATGGAAATGTTGCCTGCGGTTTTATGGTGCGGCCGGGGAATTggttggccgccgccggccggccggccggctttgAAAGCACGCGGCCGCCAAATAAAGCGCCTCTCTGTCGAAAAGATTGTGTTTTTCAGTCAGTCTTTCAGGTACGCAACCTGCAGGATCTCAGGGCGAACCCCTGGACTTTTGAGTTCGAGGCGTCAAATGCTGCAGTATCTGGCGGCCGTCTACGAGCTGTGGCTGGGGTGACGATGACGCATTCTGGAAGTCCAGTTTCTCACGATACTCGAAAACAAGTCCAGGTTCTCACACACTCGGTTCACAGCAAGGCGTGTAGTTCCATTTAACCATTGACTTGGTTCCCAAACAAGTCTACAACTGCCATCTAAGCTGGAAGCTAAGAAGAGGATAAAAACAGCCGGATGGTTTGCCGTCCCGCGCTTCCTCTCCTACCACGACCTCTGGATTCTTGCTGAGCTGCCTGATGATACTGCCCTGGCGGCACGCTCGGCCGTCATCACGGGGTcagttcgcttcagcttataagccagctgaaaagctgaaacgactgatttgttgtgagaggaaaatactgtttggtggctgataaaccggctgaataagctcAAGCGAATAGGCCCACGGTGCTCCTTTGGAACATCTGGAAGGCACGAAATGTTATGGTGTTCAACAGCATTTACATTAACGCATCAACAACGCTTCGGAATGCTACGACTGATCTTTGCTTATGGACGCGCAGGTCCAAATCGCCAGTAGTGACCTCAATTGGTTATAATTTAGCTAGCCTCTCTCTACCGATCTCTTGATCCCTCATTCACAAATCTTGTAAGCACCAACCTTACTTATTAATATGAATATGCAATATTCAGGCTGGCTCCTCGCCTGCCTGCCGTagttaaaaaaaagttactCCGTACCAACCAGAATCTCTCTCCATCACACCACTCCACATCCAGTCCACGTGGCATCGCCACGTCATCTGCTGATGGATCAACAACATTAAACTCTCTGCCCGATCGAGCTAGGAAGCAACAGCACGATCGATCCGGTCGACGAAGAAATGACACGCCAATGGAAACCGCAGAACGCAAGCAAACCTCGCTCGTGGCGTGCGGGCCCACCAGTGATACGGGTGCACGTAAGCTGGGGTCTAAGGACATGATGATGCCCGGCAACATTGCATTGGGTGCAAATGCAACTTGGGAGGAGGTGATTCATTCCTTGGGGGCAAGCGCGGTTGCGTGCGTGTCATTTTCGCCCGGCCAATCAGTCACTCGTTCAACCACATCTCTCCCGTCTCTACTGACAGCGATCAAAATGGAAAAATTGAAATGGGATCTTACACACATGACACACCTCACCCCTGGCCTGCTACGTGTACCCTGCTAGATTGCACTCGTTTAGTGTAGGCCACGCACACGTGTGGGACACATGGCATTGGTTTAGTGCTTGCATTTTACTCCCTCTATTTTAAATTGttggtcgttttaactttttcatATACATGATTTTtattatacacttagatatatgttatatttagatacataataaattttatatatctaaaaaaggtaaaataacttacaatttggaagtGAGGGAGTACAAGGTAAAACAGCTACATATATATATCCCTGATATATAGGCGCAGTGGCCGTGGTTACCTCCGTTACCATTACGGAAAATAGCAACATTTTGGTTACTAGCGTTTAGCAGCTATTAGAATTGAACAAACACAAATATGTACGGCACAACAATGTTGCAAGCCAAAGAAGCGAGGATGACAAACATCAAACGAGCTATGATATAATTATCTTACTTTTCTCATCTTCTTACCATTGGTTGactttcttcttctccattaATATACTCTCTGTcgtaaattataggtcattttagcatTCTAAAGTTCATAagttttactatgcacctagatatagtatatatctatatgtaTAATAAAATCTAAGAGtttagaaaaaacaaaacgacctaaatatgcacctagatatagtatatatctatatgtaTAACAAAATCTATAAGTTTAGAAAAATAAAACGACCTAGGACAAAGGAAGTATTAATATAAGCCGGCTAAACTCCGGCCGgagtttaaaaataaataaaatttatttGCATTCTCATAAAATGAAACTACTTGTGCATGGAAAACAACACCAACAAGTTCTACAAACAATTTCTAGATTATTTTTCTTTGCATATAcaccctccgtcctaaattactattcgttttgacttttctaaatatataactTTTACTATGGACTTAGATGTATACATGTCTAAatatatagcaaaagttatgtatctagaaaagtcaaaacgaatagtaatttagaacggagggtgTACGAGCTACCTACTAGCTTGGGTCGCCTTTGTCAGTGACCATGCCTTGATACGTTGGTGTGGACTGAGCACTTAGCGAGCAGGCGGGAGCACTGAGCGAACCACACTGATTCCCTTTCCTTGCAAGAATCCAACACCCCTGGATAAATACGAAGTGAGTTTTGGTGTGTTCAGATTCTTGCGAGATTCTGTTCTTACGCAAGGAGAAGATACTGACCCAAGTGCTTATCTATTCCTTGACAAAATAATTAGAAGGATGATTAAGCGCAGATACTTCTGCACCAATTTAGCTTCTGACCCTCGGTGACCACGATATTCTGAATTCAGCTATGTCCTTCAGCAGgaaacactactggaaaaccgAGCATCGGTCCTAGTCCTTAGTATCAATTGTTtttttgacctggtactaatgtgagcattagtaccgggtctaacgtcTAGTTCCCCAGGAGTCcctgtgaccccctttagtaccggttgagggctccaaccggtactaaaggtcacccattagtaccgggtggagcctccacccagtacttccctcctataaatcaggtgTCTCCTTCCTCCTGCCtaagccatttcctccagctcgggcttcatTCATTCATGACGAAATAGGGGAGCTACtaccggatttttgaccatttcatggggatttcactcattcaagtgttttaaaggttagaaacttcatcctcccttgatacatggttagtatactaaattttatgctttagaaCTAGAGTAATTTATGagttttagaataaggtacaatggagaaatctttcatttatatgcatgtgttatttagagctcatatttgtgatttttagaataagctacaattttttggatgttatgtttcgtattagtcaaagaaattgatatgaggttggAGGAAaaaatttcatagtttagtcctttacaaatatgagctaaataaattatcggaaaaaatataatttggttatattttagtcatttgcaaatacgagataaattgtggtacatagagataataagatgaaatagaggtacgtaattagtcatttttagaataaactacaatggagaaattttttatttatattttatgtttgagctaaataaattgtgggaaaaaatataatttattcatagtttagtcatttgcaaatatgagcgaaataaattatggtacatagagatagctactgctgctggaggtagtggtgatggtgggggcgatcgtcgttcctctcgtggtaaggggaaaaccatcgttggccctcatgataagctgaaAAAAATaagcacgtgggagagagcaatacgtcgttatttggaaagatgtcatgaagatgctgttgcggctgATCAGGAACctctttttggtggtcgttatgctccaccgccagtctcgggggtttcaggtccactgagtactaccgtcgcaggaggcacaaataaaccacaggataaggctgggtcagcgaaaccttcgtcttcaccacccaaggatgcttaaagtcctcctgatagtactcagtggatggtttgttgtagtgtatcatgttgtttgggtatgaaatttaaatttgtgtatttctatctaaactttcagcaacatttgagtttgtcgtagtgtatcatgttgtttgcgtctgatatttaaatttgtgtatttctatctaaacttttagcaacatttgagtttaatgaactttgtatcatgtttattatgtttcatatataattctatggatgatccgaatatctttggttcggtaatactttgtagatggatcagcaatggatgtacaacacgGACAAACGCTCCATGGTGTACATTAATAGCTTGCGTGATTTTCTTGATTTAGCAAAGTCCAACAAGCCACCATCTGATTTTATTTATTGTCCATgccgaatttgcaaaaatgagaaggattactcatccagaaagactattcacaccCACGTACAGTTCGgaattcatgcctaactattttgtttgacCAAGCACAGGGAAAGATGAGTTATgatagaagatgatgatgatgatgaaggagatgataactacattcctgactggactcaaggaggtgcctttgcaaatgctgcaatgggcgaggctgaagaagagatggttgcagaagaaggtcctaccgatgatctaggtcaggtgttgcaagatgcaaaggaagattGCAAGAgtgtgaaggagtcaaagagGGGCAAAAAAGTTAGGTACCACACTGAAAAtgttgcaatggaaggcaaaaaatggagtttatGACAAGGATTTTGacgagttaatgaaaatcataaagaacatgctttccGAGGGGAACAAATTGTTgtcctcaacgtacgaagcgaaaaaggttgtttgccctctgggtttgaaggtacaaaagatacatgcatgtcctaatgattgtatcctctatcatggtgaggaatacgagaaattggagacTTGTCTTGTATGCGaagcgctgcgttataagatcaagcgagatgatcccgatgatgttgaggggcaggccagAAAGAAGAAAGTTCTTGCGAAGGGAATGTGGTATTTCCTCGCAcggtcaaaatatctattttttctaattttaaagttaacacaagtattatgaccattataacctattgctaagttaaaattaataattttactatttttgatatttaaatgcatctaatatttttatagtgtatatctaatcaacatcaagctaacaaattatttttacaatttttgtgaatgttatttgatttactacacaataaattaatactatagcaattgtaaaagaaagaaaaataaaaagatgtttaggCGGGAAGCCGAAACAGTGGgctacaaatcccattcgtacCGGGTGGTAACAatacccgatactaaagggggacAATTTCACTTTGGCGCGCTCTACCCAGCTTTAGTAACGGGCGGTGGCTAggcccgatactaaagggtggCCCTTAGTACCAATGCTAGCCAGCACCCGGTGCTAAAGTCTAgcaccgatactaaagggtggGTGGGGGAAGGGATAAAAACCCCACCGTCTTCCTCCCCCAACACTTAGCTAAATTTTGCGATCGATGTCGTTGTCGGCCCTCTACGGATCCTCCACGCTGCCACCCCCGCACCATCATCGCGTGTCGCCGCCGACACGCCCctccccgacgacgacgcgccgccCCGACACACTCCTTTGCTGCCGCCCATCGGCCCACTACTCTCCACCGACGGccctcctcttccccgccgGCATCCTCCCGACCCACTCCGCGCGTGCTCGCCGCCGACCGACGCCGCCCCCACACGCTCCGCCGCTGTCGCACCACCCTCGACCAGTGCCATGCACCTCacgcgctcccgccgccgctccagccCTCTACCTCTCCCCGACAACGACGCCCGGCCACCTCCACAACCACTCCGCCGTCAGCATTCCTCACCGCCCTCCTCCACTGACGACACGCCGCACTGCCCCCCGACCCCACCCGCCACACCGCCGGCCCTTGTCGTCGTCCTCTCCATCAATGATGATGCCGACCGCCCCCTTTAGTaacgaagtagcaataccggttgcacaatctAAATGGGGGTTAGGACCCGGTACCGAAGGCGCTTTCCCTAGCAGTGAAATTGCACCACCGGCAGCAAATTTGACAAGATTTATTTGTGGTATTTTACAAGTAGCCTTTTCCTTTATTATTGTTTACCTGGCTCATTTTTTCCAACCAGAATCTTGTGCATTTTTTCTCTAATAAACGTTGCACTTGGGCCAGTATCTTGTGTGctttttttctctaaaaaagCACACAAGCCAGCCATATCAGCACTATCTCGTCGTTGAGTTAGAAAATCTCAGAACTACAATCCGCTTAACGCTTACCTAATCTCTCCAAAACCAGACGAGTCTGAGACTGCAAGCTGCGGTGTCGTACCATTGATTGCCTTCTGTATACGTCCCATCATCTGCAGTACTTATGAAAGAGTCACATCCAGTCGCTTTTCTCCCTTTTTCATAATTAATGATAATAGCAGAGAAACAATTTTTTTGCAGTGGATATACAATTAATAAATAGAAGCAATTAACAATATTATATTATCTCTCAAAGTTTACTGGACGCGCATTTGCACATGGGTTTTCTTGcctattttatatttttcataTGATACATGTGGCTAGGATACCACCAATAAGTGCATCTCATTTCAGTAGCCGAATATATGCATAAATATTGGAAACAGTTCGCTCTCTATTCTCTAAACTTCTACAGAAATAGGTGACGTATGCTTaaaaacggaggaagtaggtTGGAGCAATAAAGTTAGTTAATTAGGCCTCTCAATTCAAATGCGTACAATTTTGCTTGGCACGTGTTCGACCTCTCAATTCATGATTATTAGACCTAACTTATCTTCTAGATAGGAGGTGGATCCTCGCCCGCGGACAATTAAAAGGAGACAAGAGAGAAAGGGCGTGTTAAAAGGAGACAATCAAAAGCTAattaggccagtctcaatggAAGTTTCATCAAAAAttttatgagtattaaataacATACCACATCAACAATTTTGCTGACGTGGTAAGATCATtacgaggagagaggagaggaagttTTATCATATGTAAGATAagtttcatcaccatgaaaTTCAGCAGGCAGAATTACCAAGTTCTCTTATTCTTCATTTGTCCTTCTCTCTAATTTTTGAAGACGTCCTTATCAAATTAACCCACTTGGTAAAAGGAAAATAATCAGCCAATCCACAAGGGTGTTTGTGCAAAATACACCACACACCTGATTAATACACACTAATGCCCAGCTAGCCTCTTACCCAGAGAGAAAGATGGGAGAAAAATCTCTCGTCAGCCATTGGCCGGCACCTGGAGCAGAGAGTGTATAAGACCTGAAGAAGCGTGTAGCTCAACAAGAGATCGAATCGCTAGCTTTTGCCAACGACCAAGAGCTAGCCTCACGTTTCTAGCGTGAGCTAGCCGTCGTCCTACGACAGCAACCAAGCCAAGCGAAGCGGAAGCCTCTCCCTTGCAAGCTGCAACTACTCGAGCTAATAACCGGCGAGGAGGTAGCTCGGAAAGAAgctgcgtggcggcggcgcggccagccggcgacgggcggcgcgaTCGATCGAGCGGCGCATGGGCAACGCCCTGGGGTGCGCCGGGCTCGGCGAGCGGCTGGCGGCCGCCGCgagggacggcgacggcgcggaggTGCGGCGGCTGCTGGAGGCGAACCCGGGGCTCGCGCGCTGCGCCGCCTTCGGCAGCCTCAACtcgccgctccacctcgccgccgccaaagGGCACCACGAGGTACGTGCGGGGTTACCGGCCAGCCTGCATGTGTGCAGTCTGATCGGCCCTTAGTCCGTTTGGATTTTTTTCCTGTAATTTTGATTGAGTTTTGGTTTTGTTATGAAGGGTAGCTGGCTATAGAGCCAGGCTATTAGGTTTTAGCCTAAATCTGTTTGACCTAGTAGGCAGTATGAGGGTTGGGGTCACTGATCAAGGCCCACTTGTTCTCTGTTTTTGttctctccttccttttctAGGATCTTCAAGGTTACTCCTACACTATATGAGTCCATGCCTACCTTTCCTTATTGATCTATTGATTTTTAGTTGGTTGGTTGGTGTGTACAACTCATTATGATATCAGAAACAAAAGGCCTTAGATTTAAATTTCACTAAATTAATGCACACTTCTATTCCACGTCTTAAGCTTAGGGAAGATATAGTAAACACAAGGGTGTAGCGTATAAAGGATATATTTCTTAGCTTTCCTCGCTAGTATGGTCgctgcatgcaactcaatagtTCATGTTAGCATATCTTTTTCCCCCCTCAAAATGACCCATGTCCAGCAGTGATGAGGTTTGGAGCTGATAACACTGGAGGCATGCATACATGGCATGTAATTAAAATGCAGTCAAGAATTGTAGTAGAAGTAATAAAAGTGAATAAAACATGTCCATGAGTAGATCCCGTTCTTGATTCCTTGTCCCCTTGTTGGTTCAGTATCATGTACACAAATCGATT
Above is a genomic segment from Setaria viridis chromosome 4, Setaria_viridis_v4.0, whole genome shotgun sequence containing:
- the LOC117851350 gene encoding uncharacterized protein, which gives rise to MLSLSRALGRRLFSSAAAASESAAAASTSAVRKAQNPLEEFFEVERSTEEDKPPPHYGRSWKASELRLKSWDDLQKLWYVLLKEKNMLMTQRQMLYAENLRFPNPERISKVKKSMCRIKHVLTERAIAEPDPRRSAEMKRMINTL